The following proteins are co-located in the Ptychodera flava strain L36383 unplaced genomic scaffold, AS_Pfla_20210202 Scaffold_40__1_contigs__length_1388640_pilon, whole genome shotgun sequence genome:
- the LOC139127967 gene encoding putative nuclease HARBI1, with translation MIDIATSIRRQKRVPGVVGVIDGTHIRITNLPGQDGDFINRKGYPSVQLQLVVDDHMIINDAFVGWPGSTHDARVLRNSEFYTSAAQRIPEGMYIIGDSAYPLQPWLMTPFRDMGNLPQAQRHYNRVISSTRQSC, from the coding sequence ATGATTGATATTGCCACATCTATCCGGCGACAGAAGAGAGTGCCAGGAGTAGTTGGAGTGATTGATGGCACTCATATCAGGATCACAAATctaccaggtcaagatggtgaTTTCATCAACAGGAAAGGCTACCCATCAGTACAACTTCAGCTAGTAGTTGATGATCATATGATCATCAATGATGCTTTTGTTGGCTGGCCAGGTTCAACTCATGATGCTCGTGTGCTTCGTAATTCTGAATTTTACACTTCAGCAGCCCAACGTATACCAGAAGGGATGTACATAATAGGGGACAGTGCTTATCCATTACAACCATGGCTGATGACACCATTTAGAGATATGGGTAACTTGCCACAAGCACAGAGACACTACAACAGAGTAATAAGTTCTACGcgtcaaagttgttga